In Acetobacteroides hydrogenigenes, a single window of DNA contains:
- a CDS encoding cold-shock protein, which translates to MSKGTVKFFDETKGFGFIKDADSPKEYFVHVSGLVDRIKDNDEVTFDLEEGKRGINAVNVKLA; encoded by the coding sequence ATGAGCAAAGGAACAGTAAAGTTTTTTGATGAGACCAAAGGTTTCGGTTTCATTAAAGATGCAGATTCTCCAAAGGAGTATTTCGTACACGTATCTGGTTTGGTAGACCGAATCAAGGATAACGACGAGGTAACCTTCGACCTTGAAGAAGGCAAAAGGGGAATCAATGCCGTAAACGTGAAGCTTGCATAG
- a CDS encoding catalase has product MKWIKKLLTSISGAPVADNQNVLTAGRRGPMLLQDVWFLEKLAHFDREVIPERRMHAKGSGAFGTFTVTNDITKHTKANIFSKVGKKTDLFVRFSTVAGERGAADAERDIRGFAIKFYTEEGNWDLVGNNTPVFFLRDPLKFPDLNHAVKRDPRTNLRSAKNNWDFWTSLPEALHQVTITMSDRGIPYSYRHMHGFGSHTFSLINAKNERIWVKFHLTTHQGIKNLTDQEAEAVIGKCRESHQRDLYDSIERGDFPRWTMKIQLMTEEQAKKSPFNPFDLTKVWPHKEYPLIDVGILELNKNPENYFADVEQAAFNPANVVPGIGFSPDKMLQGRLFSYGDAQRYRLGVNFHQIPVNKSRCPFLNMFHRDGQMRVDGNCGSTLGYEPNSYGEWQDSAEFLEPPLEIDGAADHWDHRQDDADYYSQPGILFRLMSKEQQQVLFENTARAMGDAPKEIKLRHIRNCLKADEAYGNGVAKELGLDVAEALRS; this is encoded by the coding sequence ATGAAATGGATAAAAAAGCTGCTAACCAGCATTTCTGGAGCGCCAGTGGCCGATAACCAGAACGTGCTAACGGCGGGCAGGCGGGGGCCAATGCTCCTTCAGGACGTGTGGTTTCTCGAAAAGCTCGCCCATTTCGACCGTGAGGTAATCCCCGAGCGGAGGATGCACGCCAAGGGCTCTGGCGCCTTTGGAACCTTTACGGTAACCAACGATATCACCAAGCACACCAAGGCCAACATCTTTTCGAAAGTGGGCAAAAAAACCGACCTCTTTGTTCGCTTCTCCACCGTGGCGGGCGAGCGGGGCGCCGCTGATGCCGAGCGCGACATCCGTGGATTTGCCATAAAGTTCTACACCGAAGAGGGAAACTGGGATTTGGTGGGGAACAACACCCCCGTTTTCTTCCTACGAGACCCCCTTAAGTTCCCCGACCTGAACCATGCCGTAAAGCGCGACCCGAGAACCAACCTGCGCAGCGCCAAAAATAACTGGGACTTCTGGACTAGCCTGCCCGAGGCGCTCCATCAGGTCACCATCACAATGAGCGATAGAGGTATTCCCTACTCCTACCGCCACATGCACGGGTTTGGGAGCCACACCTTCAGCCTCATCAACGCCAAGAACGAGCGCATTTGGGTAAAGTTCCACCTGACAACCCACCAGGGCATCAAAAACCTTACCGACCAAGAGGCCGAAGCCGTTATCGGTAAATGCCGGGAAAGCCATCAGCGCGACCTCTACGACAGCATCGAACGCGGCGACTTCCCCCGGTGGACGATGAAGATTCAGCTCATGACGGAGGAGCAAGCCAAAAAGAGCCCATTTAATCCGTTCGACCTCACCAAAGTTTGGCCGCACAAGGAGTACCCGCTTATCGATGTAGGGATTCTCGAACTCAACAAGAACCCCGAGAACTACTTTGCCGATGTCGAGCAGGCGGCCTTTAATCCGGCAAACGTTGTTCCCGGCATAGGCTTCTCGCCCGACAAGATGCTACAAGGACGGCTCTTCTCCTATGGCGATGCCCAGCGCTACCGGCTCGGAGTCAACTTCCACCAGATTCCGGTAAACAAGTCGAGGTGCCCCTTTCTGAACATGTTCCACCGCGACGGGCAGATGCGGGTTGACGGCAACTGCGGCTCTACGCTGGGCTACGAGCCCAACAGCTACGGCGAATGGCAGGATAGCGCCGAATTCCTAGAGCCCCCTCTGGAAATTGATGGGGCCGCCGATCACTGGGATCACCGTCAGGACGATGCCGACTACTACAGCCAGCCGGGCATCCTATTCCGGTTGATGAGCAAGGAGCAGCAGCAGGTGCTATTTGAGAATACGGCACGCGCCATGGGCGATGCCCCCAAAGAGATCAAGCTAAGGCATATTAGGAACTGCCTAAAGGCCGACGAAGCCTACGGCAACGGCGTTGCTAAAGAGCTGGGCCTCGATGTGGCCGAAGCACTCAGGAGCTAA
- a CDS encoding serine hydrolase domain-containing protein produces the protein MKRTKNYAQIAIPTIAIVLVLFLCNGFKTASSKYDSTFRSIVGNELTTENVGILASIISPKKHIEWSGASGYADKETKKELQPNGKFRIASVTKTYVAATILRLWEDKKLVLDDPITKYISKAYADTLVKGGYDPNRITIRHLLTHSGGLSEHTQSPKFENEFLKTRHVWSREEQVSDLIKYTKPVGLPGEQFGYSDTGYILLGDIIESITKQSMGDAICEQLHFKQLGINDTHMEAFDGDFTGARIHQYHNGFDTYNFHPSMDYYGGGGLLSTTADLSRFFHCLFNHKVFRHKSTLDTMLTPVKYNTKQALDYRMGIWRIEINGMTAYTHSGFWGTQVVYIPEINTALAANYSQRWNVKGPAPVIQKLVDAVQAKGVEK, from the coding sequence ATGAAACGCACAAAGAACTACGCTCAGATTGCCATACCTACAATAGCCATAGTCCTAGTACTATTCCTGTGTAATGGCTTCAAAACCGCATCGAGCAAGTATGATTCGACATTTAGGAGCATCGTCGGCAACGAGCTAACCACCGAGAATGTGGGCATCCTTGCAAGCATCATCTCCCCAAAAAAACATATCGAATGGAGCGGGGCATCGGGATACGCCGACAAGGAAACAAAAAAGGAGCTGCAGCCAAACGGCAAGTTCAGAATAGCAAGCGTTACCAAAACGTACGTTGCGGCAACCATCCTTAGGCTATGGGAGGATAAAAAATTAGTCCTCGACGATCCTATTACGAAGTACATCTCGAAAGCGTATGCAGATACCCTTGTAAAGGGAGGCTACGATCCGAATCGGATAACCATTAGGCACCTGCTCACCCACTCGGGAGGGCTATCGGAGCATACCCAATCGCCAAAATTCGAAAACGAGTTCCTCAAAACACGCCACGTTTGGAGTCGCGAAGAGCAGGTATCCGATCTAATTAAGTACACGAAGCCGGTGGGGCTACCGGGGGAGCAATTCGGCTATTCGGATACAGGGTATATTCTACTGGGTGATATTATAGAGAGTATTACGAAACAATCTATGGGCGATGCCATCTGCGAGCAGCTACATTTTAAGCAGCTGGGTATAAACGACACGCATATGGAAGCGTTTGATGGCGATTTTACGGGCGCTCGCATCCATCAATACCATAACGGATTCGACACCTACAACTTCCACCCATCGATGGACTACTATGGAGGCGGCGGGCTGCTATCCACCACTGCCGATTTAAGCCGTTTTTTCCACTGCCTTTTTAACCATAAAGTATTTCGCCATAAGTCGACCCTAGACACCATGCTTACCCCTGTTAAGTACAACACTAAACAGGCGTTGGATTACAGAATGGGGATTTGGAGGATAGAGATTAATGGCATGACAGCCTACACCCATTCGGGTTTCTGGGGAACTCAGGTTGTGTATATACCTGAGATTAATACAGCTTTAGCAGCAAATTACAGCCAGCGCTGGAACGTTAAAGGTCCAGCGCCTGTAATTCAGAAACTGGTTGATGCCGTACAGGCAAAAGGTGTGGAGAAGTAG
- a CDS encoding glutaminase: MDYQRIFEEINEEIKNDAPCGEVASYIPELGRVDPNKFGVHLTTVNGEHYSFGDSDEKFSIQSIAKVLSLAMAYNMEGEALWERVGVEPSGTPFNSLVQLEYDMGIPRNPFINAGALVIADILVSHLANPKEELIRFVREVSGNNEIDYCTRIAESEKSMGYRNAALINLMKSFGNIKNDIDVVMDFYFNLCSIEMTCKELSRTFLFLATYGICPETKQTILSVSKAKRINAIMQLCGFYDEAGEFSFKVGLPGKSGVGGGIVAIYPNKYSIAVWSPRLNKKGNSSKGIKFLELLTTKTQASIF; this comes from the coding sequence ATGGATTACCAGAGAATATTCGAAGAGATAAACGAGGAGATCAAGAATGATGCTCCCTGCGGCGAGGTTGCCTCGTACATTCCCGAACTGGGTCGTGTTGATCCCAACAAGTTTGGCGTTCACCTAACCACGGTAAATGGCGAGCACTACAGTTTTGGCGATTCCGACGAGAAGTTCTCCATCCAGAGCATTGCCAAGGTGCTATCGCTGGCAATGGCCTACAACATGGAGGGCGAGGCGCTCTGGGAAAGGGTTGGCGTAGAGCCTTCGGGAACGCCGTTCAACTCGCTCGTGCAGCTGGAGTACGACATGGGCATTCCGCGCAACCCGTTTATCAATGCCGGTGCGCTGGTAATAGCCGATATTCTGGTTAGCCACCTGGCAAATCCGAAGGAGGAGCTTATTCGCTTTGTCAGGGAGGTGTCGGGCAACAATGAAATAGACTACTGTACGCGCATTGCCGAATCGGAAAAGTCGATGGGTTACCGAAACGCGGCGCTCATCAACCTGATGAAGTCGTTTGGCAACATCAAGAACGACATCGATGTGGTTATGGACTTCTACTTTAACCTCTGCTCCATCGAAATGACCTGTAAGGAGCTTTCGCGCACGTTCCTTTTCCTTGCCACCTACGGCATCTGTCCAGAAACAAAGCAAACCATCCTAAGCGTGAGCAAGGCAAAGCGCATAAACGCCATTATGCAGCTGTGCGGCTTCTACGACGAGGCTGGGGAGTTCTCCTTTAAGGTGGGACTTCCGGGAAAGAGCGGCGTTGGCGGAGGTATTGTGGCCATCTACCCCAACAAGTACAGCATTGCCGTTTGGAGCCCTCGCTTAAACAAGAAGGGCAACTCCAGCAAGGGAATTAAGTTCCTGGAGCTGCTTACGACAAAGACGCAGGCGTCGATTTTTTAG
- a CDS encoding NADH-quinone oxidoreductase subunit B family protein → MLDELKILRDHGIQYVKDLRGATLTPLFRGRPVVNLEVPQADVDALVSMCPSKAIGSSPLSIDLGKCVFCRECEFAFPTAIQFTNDFRIAANRREDLIVRAGEDKPIRLDESAIRPEIRKTLRNSLKLREVSAAGENSGEMELNAAGNVNFDMGRFGIEFVASPRHVDGVVITGPISANMAQALQVCFDATPDPKVVVLVGSDAISGGLFADSPALDRSFVEAHHIDLYVPGNPAHPLTFINGLMDMLGIEDR, encoded by the coding sequence ATGCTCGACGAACTAAAAATACTCCGCGACCACGGAATCCAGTACGTAAAAGATTTACGTGGCGCAACGCTTACCCCGCTTTTCAGGGGCCGTCCTGTAGTTAACCTCGAGGTACCACAAGCCGATGTGGATGCGCTGGTGTCCATGTGCCCTTCAAAAGCCATCGGATCGTCGCCGCTATCCATCGATTTGGGCAAATGCGTCTTCTGTCGCGAGTGCGAGTTTGCCTTCCCAACGGCCATTCAGTTTACCAACGACTTTAGGATTGCCGCCAACCGTCGCGAGGACTTAATCGTGAGGGCAGGGGAGGATAAGCCTATCAGATTGGACGAGTCTGCCATTCGTCCCGAAATACGTAAGACTTTAAGGAATTCTCTTAAGCTACGCGAGGTGTCGGCTGCGGGAGAAAACTCGGGCGAGATGGAGCTAAACGCTGCCGGAAACGTCAACTTCGACATGGGGCGCTTCGGTATCGAGTTCGTAGCCTCGCCTCGCCATGTCGATGGGGTGGTGATAACAGGTCCTATCTCGGCGAATATGGCGCAAGCCCTTCAGGTGTGCTTCGATGCCACGCCCGACCCAAAGGTGGTGGTGCTCGTAGGTTCCGATGCCATCAGCGGAGGACTCTTTGCCGATAGTCCTGCCCTCGATCGCTCGTTTGTTGAGGCTCACCACATCGACCTGTACGTGCCCGGCAACCCCGCCCATCCGCTTACCTTTATCAACGGGCTGATGGATATGTTGGGTATTGAGGATAGGTAA